The Sphingopyxis fribergensis DNA segment TTCAACGCGAGGCTCTCGATGCCGGCGCGGAACCGGCCGAAAGCGCGCTGTTCGAGGCACACGACACCTGGTTCCGTCGCCGTGGTCTTTGCGCGATGATCGATACGGCACACGAATGTGTCGCGGCCGCTTATTCGGAGCGCTTGGCTGTCCTGAAGGCGTTGCGTGCCAACGCGACACCGTGGCAACCGAAATGAAAGGCATCCCTGCTCCTTGGAAAGGGAGCCTGGGCGTCTCTGTCACGCCAGAGTGGATTATGCTCTCCGATGGAAATGGATCGGTCCACGGGGTCGCAGTACCCATAACGACGTCAGGCTGGCGGCCGACCTTGCGTATCCAAAAAGTGGGAGACGCGAAAGCTGGAACCGCGCGGTGCTGACGGTGTACTCCGGTGCCGAAGGGTGACGGCCAAATCGAGGTAGGACATCATTGCCGCAGTAGCTTTCGTCTTTTGGCCGATTAAGACAATCCGCTTCTCGATGTTGAACGAAGTAAGTGGGCAAACGTCATTCCTTGGCCCCGTCCCCAACCGTTGCCACCGCGCCACGGATAGCGACGATCGCGGCATCGGGTCGATCGAGCTGAATGAAATGGCTCGTATTGGGCACAATTCGATGCTCACCGCGTGTTGACCAGGATGCTTCTTCCTCATGAAATCTGCGCCCGTCCCCGTTAAACCTCGCACCAATCGCGTCGGACCAGCCGATTTGTGAAATCATTAGCCTAGCACCGCGCGACGCTTCCGTAGTCAGGTGTTCGGGCTCAGGGGTGATGAGAGCTCGCCCATAAATCGGCGGCGACATCACACTGACACGCGCGGTCGCAATCGCGTAGGCGGAGCACTGACCATCATACGACGGGAGAAGACCTGTGTATCTTGTTGCTGCGAGGCTAATTAGGCCACTTTCAACTATCAGGCAAAGCCCGGCACCGTCTCCTTATTGTATCCAGAAAGGCAGCCCGATCGGGCCTGACTCGGCGTGAGCCCGAAATAGGCTTTAAATGCGCGATTGAAGCTGCTGATATTCTCGAATCCCATGCTGAAGGCGACCTGCGTAATGGAAGGGGCATGGCGCCCGTAGCTATTGAGCATCCGCCGGCATTCTTCGAGCCGCTTGGATCGAATAGCGGCTGTCATCGTCGTGCCGTGACTTGCAAAGAGCTGGCGCAAATAGCGTTCGCTGATCCCGCACCCGGCAGAAATCACGGCTGGTCCCAAATTGGAATTGCGAAGATGCTGATCGACGAAGCGATTCACACGGTTGAACATCATTTCGGTGTGGCGGCTGCGCGTGGCGCTATCATCCTCGTCACCCGCGGCGTGGGTGAAGGTAGCCGCCACGATGTCGAGCACATTACCGGCAAGAACTCGCGCTTCGTCGTCGCGCAGGGCTTTGCTGGCATGAAGGCAGGCATGGATCATGCGGTTCGCGGCAAAGCCCAGCCCGGTATCGGTCGAAAGGGCGCGCCCGAGCCAGTCCCGGTATGTAAAGAGGCGGGTCTCGATCGCGGAACGCGGCACTTTCAGCCATATGGCTTTCCAGGCACTCGCGACCTCCACTTCGTAAGTCTTGCTGCTGTCGACAATCGCAAGCGAACCGCGCTTGATCCTGGCAACCCGTCCCTCCTGCCTCAGCGCGGCTTCGCCCGCGATCCCGAGCACGACGAGGAACATGTCGACCTTCGACGCTTTCAGAGTGCTCACCGTGCGGGCGATGCGCGCGGGGCTGCCCCAGCTCGACGAATAGACGAGATCGGCGTCGCCGAGTTCGGTGCGAAGGAATACGCCGCCGAAGTCCTTGCTTCCCACTTGTTCAAGCTCGTAAAAAATCTCCGACATCGTCGACGGCACGAAACGCGGCATCCGTGTGATCCGGGCATGCTGCGGCGCGGAAAAGCGGCTTTGATCTGCAGGCAAGGTCGGATCGGCGATTGTTATAGCAGCGGAAGTTCCCATCTTACATTCCTCTCCTTGGATGTCCCGGCCGAGGTTTTCCCCTTCTTCATGCTCGTGGACGTTAGATAAGCTCGATCAGGCAGCGGCTGTGGCGGCCGGGGCCACCGTGAAGACATATTCGACAGCCATATGCGTCTCATCGCTATGGGTGCCGTCCGGAAGGACGCCGCCTTCGTTGAGGTGGAAATCCTGGATGAGCTCGCGCTTGACCCCGAATACCGGATCGGCTTCCACAAAGGGATCGCCCGCGACAAACACCATCGTCGTCAGTTTTTGAGAGCCCGGCGCATCGATCATGACGTGGACATGGCCGGGCCGCATGTTCGAGCGGTGCGTGGCGCGCATCATCGCACCGACCGGACCGTCGTCGGGGATGGGGTAGGATGCAGGCATCACCGACCGGAACCAAAACTGCCCGTCGGCGCCGGTGCGCAGCGAGGCGCGCATGGCGGTCTCGTCCTCGCCGAAGCCGGGCAGCATCATGTCATAATGCCCCTCGGCGTCGGAATGCCACACGTCGACGGCCGCGTCCGCCACCGGGTTACCTTGTGTATCGCGCACGCTTCCTTTGAAAATGAGCGGGACGCCCTCGGCCTTGCCCGAAATGTCCGAACCGTTCGGGAGCGACGGGCGCCCCTCGTAATAAAAGGGACCGAGAACCGAATTGACGGTCGCGCCGGAGGGGTAGCGATGGTTGATCGCATCCACGAGGGTGGTGACGCCGAGCGTATCCGACAGGAGGATGAACTCCTGCCGGACATCCGAACACATTTGTCCGGTGCGGGTCAGAAAATCTATGGCGGCGAACCACTCGGCATCGCTGGGCTCGATGTCGCGCACGAACGCGTGAAGATGGGTCACAAGCGATTGCATGATGCGCCGTGTCCGGTCGTCGGGCGTCCGGTCGATCGCGTCCGTCACCGCCTTCGTGATCGTTTCCTCGTTTACGTCCAACATCTGACACTCCCATCATGATTTCGCATTGGTGGCCTTTCGGCGCAGTCACGGTTTCGGCGGTTCTCCGGCCCACGCACGCCGCATCATGCTTTCGAGCGCTTCGGCATCCAGCGGGCGAGGGTTCCAATAGGCATTTTCGAAGGTCAGCCGACCGGCCTCCACCGCGGCGTCGAGCGTCAACCCGAGCTCGCGGAGCGACCGCCTTGCGCCGACGGCACCGGCCAGGTCGAAGAGCGCGCGGGCGGGATCCGGAGACCCCAGCGCCCGCGAAAGGCTCGCCATCGCTTCGGGCGCGGCGGGCGCATTATAGGCCGTGACATGCGGCAGCATGACGGTGTGCGTTTCGGCGTGCGGCATGCCGAAGCTTCCGCCCAGCACATGGCATATCTTGTGGTGGAGCGCCGCTCCCGTCGATCCGAGACACATGCCGCAGAGCCACGCGCCGTACAGGGCTCCGCCGCGCGGATCCACTGCGCCGGGGTCCGCAACGATGCGGGGCAGCGCCTCGGCCAGCGCACGAACCGCTTCTTCGGCCATCAAAGAGATGACGGGGTTACGGTCTTGCGCATAAAGCGCCTCGACCGCATGCGCGATGGCATTGATGCCCGAGGTGCCAGCCATCGCGGGGGGCAGCGACATCGTAAGATCGACATCGTAGATAACCACTTCGGGCTGCACCCGCGGCGTCGTCTGCGTGGTTTTACGGCCTCCTTCGGTTTGTCCGATGATCGCCGTCATTTCCGATCCGGCGTAGCTTGTCGGCAGCACGATCTGCGGCAGATCCGTGCGGAGCGCGATCGCCTTCGAAAGACCGATCGTGGACCCTCCGCCTATCGCCACGACGACGTCGGCGTTGCAGGCGGTGACCGTCGTCATGGCGTCGTCCGTCACTTCGACTGGCGTATGCATCGTCGCATTGGAATAAATCCCGATGTCACGATCGCCCACGGTCGCGGCGATGGCTTCGGCATCGCCTGCCTGCTCAGGCGTCGAGAGAAACAGTGCCCGCCTGACCGATAGAAGCTCCATTTCGGCGGCAAGCTGCGACACCGTGCCCGAACCAAAGATCACCCTTGTCGGGGCGCTCTTGTATATGAACGACTGCATCACGGCCTCCCGAATGTCTTGCCGCGGAAAAGGAGCCGAGCGATCGCCTCAATCCAGAAGCGCGCGCGCGGTCTGGAACGATCGCGCGGCCGCTTCGTCCAGGGGCAGCTTGCGGTGAACGGCGGAAATGATTTCCACGCCCCAAGGTCCCTGGAAGCCAGTCTTGCGTATATTTTCGACAAAGCTCTTGAGGTCCCAGTCCCCTTCACCGCACAACTGGCGGTGATGCGCCGTATCGTTCCACAGCGTCCCGTTCACCTTGTCGCGCGCGTCGTTGAGTTCGACGCAGGTCATGTATTTTGCGGGGATTCTGGCGAGGTCGGCGTAGTCGTTGCCGCCGCGGGTGATGTGCCAGACGTCGATATCGAGACCGCCATTGGGCTGGTCAGCGCCTTCGACGATGGCGAGGCCAACATCCACGGTGCGCACATTTCCGAACGGCATGAGTTCCATCGCGATCGACGTGCCGACCTTGGCCGCGTCCTGACAGAGTTTTGCGAAAGCGTCCTGCATCAAGGGGATGTCGGGGGTCAGCTCCGCCTCGGTCGGATTGTCGATATCGGCACCGACCCCCGGACCGATCTTGATCGCGCGCGCGCCGAGGCCTTCGGCGGCATCGAGCATCGACTTTCGAAGCGC contains these protein-coding regions:
- a CDS encoding maleylacetate reductase — encoded protein: MQSFIYKSAPTRVIFGSGTVSQLAAEMELLSVRRALFLSTPEQAGDAEAIAATVGDRDIGIYSNATMHTPVEVTDDAMTTVTACNADVVVAIGGGSTIGLSKAIALRTDLPQIVLPTSYAGSEMTAIIGQTEGGRKTTQTTPRVQPEVVIYDVDLTMSLPPAMAGTSGINAIAHAVEALYAQDRNPVISLMAEEAVRALAEALPRIVADPGAVDPRGGALYGAWLCGMCLGSTGAALHHKICHVLGGSFGMPHAETHTVMLPHVTAYNAPAAPEAMASLSRALGSPDPARALFDLAGAVGARRSLRELGLTLDAAVEAGRLTFENAYWNPRPLDAEALESMMRRAWAGEPPKP
- a CDS encoding sugar phosphate isomerase/epimerase family protein; its protein translation is MSQPELLAAYFTLAGDVYPYGPDHVSPFSFQERVEAAAKAGYTGIGFFTDDVYANVERLGFPEMRRILDANGIRHVELEFLIDWFLDGERRTASDALRKSMLDAAEGLGARAIKIGPGVGADIDNPTEAELTPDIPLMQDAFAKLCQDAAKVGTSIAMELMPFGNVRTVDVGLAIVEGADQPNGGLDIDVWHITRGGNDYADLARIPAKYMTCVELNDARDKVNGTLWNDTAHHRQLCGEGDWDLKSFVENIRKTGFQGPWGVEIISAVHRKLPLDEAAARSFQTARALLD
- a CDS encoding dioxygenase family protein, with product MLDVNEETITKAVTDAIDRTPDDRTRRIMQSLVTHLHAFVRDIEPSDAEWFAAIDFLTRTGQMCSDVRQEFILLSDTLGVTTLVDAINHRYPSGATVNSVLGPFYYEGRPSLPNGSDISGKAEGVPLIFKGSVRDTQGNPVADAAVDVWHSDAEGHYDMMLPGFGEDETAMRASLRTGADGQFWFRSVMPASYPIPDDGPVGAMMRATHRSNMRPGHVHVMIDAPGSQKLTTMVFVAGDPFVEADPVFGVKRELIQDFHLNEGGVLPDGTHSDETHMAVEYVFTVAPAATAAA
- a CDS encoding helix-turn-helix domain-containing protein; amino-acid sequence: MPRFVPSTMSEIFYELEQVGSKDFGGVFLRTELGDADLVYSSSWGSPARIARTVSTLKASKVDMFLVVLGIAGEAALRQEGRVARIKRGSLAIVDSSKTYEVEVASAWKAIWLKVPRSAIETRLFTYRDWLGRALSTDTGLGFAANRMIHACLHASKALRDDEARVLAGNVLDIVAATFTHAAGDEDDSATRSRHTEMMFNRVNRFVDQHLRNSNLGPAVISAGCGISERYLRQLFASHGTTMTAAIRSKRLEECRRMLNSYGRHAPSITQVAFSMGFENISSFNRAFKAYFGLTPSQARSGCLSGYNKETVPGFA
- a CDS encoding lysozyme inhibitor LprI family protein gives rise to the protein MCKNPDLLAMDCTVQREALDAGAEPAESALFEAHDTWFRRRGLCAMIDTAHECVAAAYSERLAVLKALRANATPWQPK